A single genomic interval of Devosia oryziradicis harbors:
- a CDS encoding MarR family winged helix-turn-helix transcriptional regulator, whose translation MSPTAAQATIDIDGVMAQIRRSMAKREMGRLALRDLELPIDVADLDILAALEGCSAHSGEATVGFIAERLNVDPSRASRIVADAVDKGIVRRAASQSDSRRIVLELTEAGRAHALAIRRYKWRVFADALGHWPEDDLVTFARLFQRFSNWMAEAKENAGAR comes from the coding sequence ATGTCCCCAACTGCCGCCCAGGCGACCATCGACATTGACGGCGTGATGGCGCAGATCCGTCGCTCGATGGCCAAGCGAGAAATGGGTCGCCTGGCCCTGCGCGATCTCGAACTGCCCATCGACGTGGCCGATCTCGATATCCTTGCCGCACTCGAAGGTTGCTCGGCGCATTCAGGCGAGGCCACGGTCGGCTTCATTGCCGAGCGGCTCAACGTCGATCCTTCGCGCGCCAGCCGCATCGTGGCCGATGCAGTCGACAAGGGCATTGTCCGCCGGGCCGCCTCGCAATCGGATTCCCGTCGCATCGTGCTCGAATTAACCGAAGCCGGGCGCGCGCATGCGCTGGCCATCCGCCGCTACAAATGGCGAGTCTTCGCCGACGCGCTGGGTCACTGGCCGGAAGATGATCTTGTCACCTTTGCCAGGCTGTTCCAGCGCTTCAGCAACTGGATGGCGGAAGCCAAAGAAAACGCCGGAGCGCGCTAG
- a CDS encoding 3-carboxy-cis,cis-muconate cycloisomerase, protein MTPRRPLLAALAGDQEIEALLGDAAQVAAMVQFELALAQAEAEVGLISAAAAAAIASGLAGFEPDWDDLAAGMARDGVVVPALLGQMRRRIAAPHAEALHRGATSQDAVDTALVLQLAAVIAILIARLTALLDGLDRLADRQGTQPLMAHTRMQVALPHTVGAKLASWSAPLRRHLSALQAVRRSLLVVQLGGPIGDRSSFGGQGDAVARALARQLDLGLAEPWQSARDPLIGFGGLLALLTGTLGKIGADVALLAQNEIGAVALAGGGGSSSMAHKSNPVAAEVLVALARYNAGLVGVLQQSMVHENERSGAAWTLEWLALPPTVVSTGASLRLANQLLGQLSFPNS, encoded by the coding sequence ATGACCCCACGACGCCCCCTGCTTGCGGCCCTAGCGGGCGACCAAGAGATCGAAGCGCTGCTTGGCGACGCGGCGCAAGTCGCGGCCATGGTACAATTCGAACTCGCCCTGGCCCAAGCCGAAGCCGAAGTGGGGTTGATCAGCGCCGCCGCCGCGGCCGCGATCGCTAGCGGTCTGGCTGGCTTTGAACCTGATTGGGATGACCTGGCGGCCGGCATGGCACGCGATGGCGTGGTGGTCCCGGCCCTGCTGGGCCAGATGCGCCGCCGCATCGCCGCACCGCATGCCGAGGCCCTGCACAGGGGCGCGACCAGCCAGGATGCGGTCGACACCGCGCTGGTCCTGCAACTGGCTGCGGTGATTGCGATCCTGATCGCGCGGCTAACGGCCCTGCTCGATGGGCTGGACCGTCTTGCCGACCGGCAAGGCACCCAGCCGCTGATGGCTCATACGCGCATGCAGGTGGCCTTGCCCCATACGGTCGGGGCCAAGCTCGCGAGCTGGTCTGCACCACTCCGGCGGCACCTGTCCGCCCTGCAGGCCGTGCGGCGGAGCCTGCTGGTGGTGCAGCTTGGCGGGCCCATTGGCGACCGCAGCAGTTTTGGCGGACAGGGTGACGCGGTTGCGCGCGCCCTGGCACGGCAGCTCGACCTGGGTCTGGCCGAGCCCTGGCAATCGGCGCGCGATCCGCTGATCGGCTTTGGCGGGCTGCTGGCCCTCCTGACCGGTACGCTGGGCAAGATCGGGGCCGACGTAGCCCTGTTGGCCCAGAATGAAATCGGCGCCGTCGCGCTGGCGGGCGGTGGCGGTTCGTCGTCGATGGCGCACAAATCCAATCCCGTGGCCGCAGAGGTGCTGGTGGCGCTGGCGCGTTACAACGCTGGCCTGGTCGGCGTGCTGCAACAGTCGATGGTGCATGAGAACGAACGCTCGGGCGCGGCCTGGACGCTGGAATGGCTGGCCCTGCCGCCCACCGTTGTTTCCACTGGGGCCAGCCTGCGCCTCGCAAACCAGCTGCTGGGTCAGTTGAGCTTCCCCAACTCCTGA
- a CDS encoding TetR/AcrR family transcriptional regulator — protein MGHKEELLEGAKKSLLELGFARTTARDIVARSGTNLASIGYHFGSKDALMLEAITSAMEDWGNVVATAPQGIEYDRPDEKFVAVWTQIIESFHRDRPLMVASFEALIEAEHNPILKQILVQAYPASSEDLPEQFLTVEETLEPSARAALGKVLLALISGVLTQYMVDPKTAPDANQLLVGLTLLGRLLGNNSKG, from the coding sequence ATGGGACACAAGGAAGAGTTGCTCGAGGGTGCCAAGAAAAGCCTGCTGGAGCTGGGGTTTGCCCGAACGACGGCGCGCGACATCGTCGCGCGGTCAGGAACCAATCTTGCTTCGATCGGCTATCATTTCGGCTCGAAGGACGCCTTGATGCTGGAGGCCATCACCAGCGCCATGGAGGATTGGGGCAACGTGGTTGCCACGGCCCCGCAGGGCATCGAATATGACCGCCCGGACGAAAAATTCGTCGCCGTGTGGACGCAGATCATCGAGAGCTTCCATCGCGATCGGCCGCTCATGGTCGCAAGCTTCGAGGCCCTGATAGAGGCCGAGCACAATCCGATCCTCAAGCAGATTCTCGTCCAGGCCTATCCCGCCTCCAGCGAAGACCTGCCCGAGCAGTTTCTGACTGTCGAGGAAACGCTTGAGCCATCGGCGCGCGCCGCGCTGGGGAAAGTTCTGCTGGCGCTGATCAGTGGCGTGCTTACCCAATACATGGTCGATCCCAAGACGGCGCCCGATGCCAATCAGCTGCTGGTCGGCCTGACGCTGCTCGGGCGCCTGCTTGGCAATAACAGCAAGGGTTGA
- the pcaG gene encoding protocatechuate 3,4-dioxygenase subunit alpha, which yields MLHPVPRLKETPSQTAGPYVHIGMTPNFADIRGVYASDLGASMLTPDTVGERIVISGRVVDGAGAPVGDAVVELWQADASGAYAGPAARGEPAFLGWGRQPTDADGVFTFETIKPGAVPGPDGRPMAPHVALWIVARGVNIGLQTRLYFADEADANATDWVLTKIADPLRRATLIARREESVVPRYVLDIHLQGERETVFFDV from the coding sequence ATGCTGCACCCGGTACCCAGGCTCAAGGAAACGCCATCACAGACCGCCGGCCCCTATGTGCATATCGGGATGACGCCCAATTTTGCCGACATCAGGGGGGTCTATGCCAGCGACCTGGGCGCCAGCATGCTGACTCCGGACACGGTGGGCGAGCGCATCGTCATCAGTGGGCGGGTTGTTGATGGCGCCGGCGCGCCGGTCGGGGACGCCGTGGTCGAGCTTTGGCAGGCCGATGCCAGTGGCGCCTATGCCGGGCCGGCCGCCCGCGGTGAGCCGGCTTTCCTGGGCTGGGGCCGGCAGCCGACAGATGCCGATGGCGTATTCACCTTCGAGACCATCAAGCCTGGCGCAGTGCCCGGCCCTGATGGGCGGCCGATGGCGCCACATGTGGCGCTTTGGATCGTGGCGCGCGGCGTCAATATCGGGCTGCAGACCCGGCTCTATTTTGCCGACGAGGCCGATGCCAATGCCACCGATTGGGTCCTGACGAAGATCGCCGATCCGTTGCGGCGCGCGACGCTCATCGCCCGCAGGGAGGAAAGCGTCGTGCCGCGATACGTGCTCGACATCCACCTGCAGGGCGAACGGGAGACGGTATTCTTCGACGTGTAG
- the pcaH gene encoding protocatechuate 3,4-dioxygenase subunit beta → MSDLVLPGADGLLYPRDRAWHPPANTPGYKSSTFRAPRQPLLALAGTTSENTGPTFGHSRPNPLDNDLIRNYSQDGTEAIGQRLIVYGQVLDENARAVPNTLVEFWQANAGGRYRHKKEGYLAALDPNFGGCGRAITDAQGFYSFRTVKPGAYPWPNGGNDWRPAHIHFSVFGHAFAQRLITQMYFEGDPMIWQCPIVGTIPDKAAIDQLIARLDRHNTTPMDALAYRFDIVLRGRRSTMFENKLEGN, encoded by the coding sequence ATGAGCGACCTCGTCCTGCCGGGGGCGGATGGCTTGCTCTATCCGCGCGACCGGGCCTGGCATCCGCCAGCCAACACGCCGGGCTACAAGAGTTCGACTTTCAGGGCGCCGCGCCAACCCCTGCTGGCACTGGCCGGGACCACCTCGGAAAATACCGGCCCGACCTTCGGGCATTCGCGGCCCAACCCGCTCGATAACGACCTTATCCGCAATTACAGCCAGGACGGTACGGAGGCCATCGGACAGCGGCTGATCGTCTATGGCCAGGTGCTGGACGAGAATGCGCGGGCCGTGCCCAACACCCTGGTCGAATTCTGGCAGGCCAATGCCGGCGGTCGATATCGGCACAAGAAAGAGGGGTACCTGGCCGCGCTCGATCCGAATTTTGGCGGTTGCGGCCGCGCCATCACCGACGCGCAGGGATTCTACTCGTTCCGTACGGTCAAGCCGGGGGCCTATCCCTGGCCCAATGGCGGCAATGACTGGCGCCCGGCCCATATCCATTTCTCGGTCTTCGGCCATGCCTTCGCGCAGCGGCTGATAACCCAGATGTATTTCGAGGGCGATCCGATGATCTGGCAGTGCCCCATCGTTGGCACCATTCCGGACAAGGCGGCAATCGACCAGTTGATCGCGCGCCTCGACCGGCACAACACGACGCCCATGGATGCGTTGGCCTATCGTTTCGATATCGTCCTGCGTGGGCGGCGTTCGACCATGTTCGAAAACAAGCTCGAGGGAAACTGA
- a CDS encoding FAD-dependent monooxygenase, translating into MSQVKSVLIAGAGIAGPALAFWLGKLGLNATIVERAPALRTGGYAVDFRGTAIDVLNRMGLLEQVRACDTHMGDMIYVDRNDRQMAVLPAAAMSGEIEIIRGDLVGILHDATKAGTEYIFGDAIAFIENKPDGVEVIFESGIKRHFDLVVGADGLRSSLRRMAFGPEAAQVQDLGLYASIFSVPNTLGLDYSGRLFSAPGSLAGVYSARQNREARTMFFFNSPEPLGNLRDVAAQKGAIRHRYQGQGWHVPQLLKHMDNAADFYFDSVSLVSLPKWSKGRIGLLGDAACCASPLSGMGTGLAVVGAYILAHELAACGSDFVSAFANYQARMQPFATASQKLAMSARGGFVPNSSFGIAVRNLMLKVLPLMPGNVIMKPVQDAAETVTLSPDGWAEAA; encoded by the coding sequence ATGTCTCAAGTCAAATCCGTATTGATCGCCGGCGCCGGTATTGCCGGTCCAGCCCTCGCCTTCTGGCTGGGCAAGCTGGGCTTGAATGCCACCATCGTCGAGCGCGCGCCGGCGCTACGCACTGGCGGATATGCGGTTGATTTCCGCGGCACCGCCATCGACGTACTCAACCGCATGGGCCTGCTGGAGCAGGTTCGTGCCTGCGACACGCATATGGGCGACATGATCTATGTTGACCGCAATGATCGCCAGATGGCCGTTCTGCCCGCTGCGGCAATGAGTGGGGAGATCGAGATCATCCGTGGCGATCTGGTTGGCATTCTGCACGACGCCACCAAGGCTGGCACGGAATACATCTTTGGTGACGCCATTGCCTTTATCGAGAACAAGCCGGACGGGGTCGAGGTCATCTTCGAGAGTGGCATCAAGCGGCATTTTGACCTTGTCGTCGGAGCAGATGGCCTGCGCTCCAGCCTGCGCCGGATGGCCTTTGGTCCCGAAGCGGCGCAGGTTCAGGACCTGGGCCTCTACGCCTCGATCTTCAGCGTCCCCAACACGCTCGGCCTCGACTATTCCGGCCGCCTCTTCAGCGCACCCGGTTCACTTGCAGGTGTCTATAGCGCGCGCCAGAACCGCGAGGCTCGGACGATGTTCTTCTTCAACAGCCCAGAGCCCCTCGGCAACCTGCGGGATGTGGCAGCGCAGAAGGGCGCAATCCGCCATCGCTACCAGGGCCAGGGCTGGCACGTGCCGCAACTGCTCAAGCACATGGACAATGCAGCTGACTTCTACTTCGACTCCGTGAGCCTGGTCAGCCTGCCGAAGTGGTCCAAAGGCCGGATCGGTCTGCTGGGCGATGCCGCATGCTGCGCCTCCCCGCTGTCGGGCATGGGGACGGGGCTTGCTGTCGTGGGCGCCTATATCCTGGCGCACGAACTGGCTGCATGTGGCAGCGACTTTGTCTCGGCCTTTGCCAACTACCAGGCTCGCATGCAGCCGTTCGCCACCGCGAGCCAGAAACTGGCCATGTCCGCGCGCGGCGGTTTCGTGCCGAATTCGTCATTCGGCATCGCGGTGCGCAATCTCATGCTCAAGGTGCTGCCGTTGATGCCGGGCAACGTCATCATGAAGCCGGTGCAGGATGCCGCCGAGACGGTGACCTTGTCACCCGATGGCTGGGCGGAAGCCGCCTGA
- a CDS encoding MDR family MFS transporter — MTQSTTMPISHRRKMAIYGAVLVGMFMAVLDMQIVATALPTIAADLGKLELFGWVGASYLLATAAVTPFYGKLGDLFGRKRVFMVAIGLFVVGSLACGLAWSMESLIAARVLQGLGGGGLMTSAFGILADLFEPRERAKYQGYSSAVFTVSGLIGPVAGGFIAQAIGWEYIFLINLPIGLGLIALLAMVMPNFATGRQPKIDYSGGLLLAGAVTALVFWAEEALGGGYGGVMVYLLPLVVIAAAAAFVLVERRAAEPIVPLHLLSNSTIALSLIISVISGVATLGMLNYFALFLQTVTGLPPAFAGLLFLPSSVGSLVASVGTGFLVSRTGRYKPYPVASMALGIAVMLAFSTVNAATPIWLIGVLMFFFSVSIGLQMQTLMVAVQSTAPRQDVGAATGTLTLARMIGASLGLAANGGILTAGLLRGQAGISPETLAAMPGKMTEMTPSVIATLPAAAGQEVVSVFAAAFSMVFYSGAALFAVGLICALFIKNVKLQSHGKAPSRAPERQAVLAE, encoded by the coding sequence ATGACTCAATCCACCACGATGCCGATCTCTCACCGCCGCAAGATGGCCATCTATGGCGCTGTGCTGGTCGGGATGTTCATGGCCGTGCTCGACATGCAGATCGTAGCCACGGCCTTGCCCACAATTGCGGCCGACCTGGGCAAACTTGAATTGTTCGGCTGGGTCGGCGCGTCCTACCTGCTGGCCACAGCGGCGGTCACGCCTTTCTACGGCAAGCTGGGCGACCTGTTCGGACGCAAGCGGGTGTTCATGGTGGCGATCGGGCTGTTCGTCGTCGGCTCGCTCGCTTGCGGGCTGGCGTGGTCGATGGAAAGTCTGATCGCGGCGCGAGTGCTGCAAGGACTGGGCGGTGGCGGGCTGATGACCTCGGCCTTCGGCATTCTGGCCGACCTCTTCGAGCCGAGGGAGCGCGCCAAGTATCAGGGTTATAGTTCGGCAGTGTTCACCGTTTCGGGGCTGATCGGCCCGGTGGCGGGCGGGTTCATCGCCCAGGCCATCGGCTGGGAATACATTTTCCTGATCAACCTGCCGATCGGGCTGGGCCTTATCGCCTTGCTGGCCATGGTCATGCCGAATTTTGCCACCGGACGGCAGCCCAAGATCGACTACTCGGGCGGCCTCCTGCTCGCCGGCGCGGTTACCGCGCTGGTGTTCTGGGCGGAGGAAGCCCTTGGCGGCGGCTATGGTGGGGTAATGGTCTACCTGCTGCCGCTCGTCGTCATTGCGGCCGCTGCGGCATTCGTGCTGGTCGAGCGGCGTGCCGCAGAGCCGATCGTGCCGCTGCATCTCCTCAGCAATTCCACCATCGCGCTCTCGCTTATCATCTCGGTAATTTCAGGGGTGGCGACGCTGGGTATGCTCAACTATTTCGCGCTGTTCCTGCAAACGGTGACCGGGCTGCCGCCGGCCTTCGCGGGGCTGCTGTTCCTGCCGTCCTCCGTCGGATCGTTGGTTGCCTCGGTGGGCACCGGCTTCCTGGTGTCGCGCACCGGGCGCTACAAGCCTTACCCGGTGGCGTCGATGGCACTGGGCATTGCGGTGATGCTGGCCTTCTCGACGGTCAACGCTGCGACACCGATCTGGCTGATCGGCGTGCTCATGTTCTTCTTCTCGGTCTCGATCGGGTTGCAGATGCAGACGCTGATGGTGGCCGTGCAGTCTACGGCACCGCGGCAGGATGTCGGTGCCGCGACAGGAACGCTGACATTGGCCCGCATGATCGGGGCCTCGCTGGGTCTGGCCGCCAATGGCGGCATCCTGACTGCGGGCCTCCTGCGTGGCCAGGCCGGGATCAGCCCGGAGACGCTGGCAGCCATGCCGGGGAAGATGACCGAGATGACCCCCAGCGTGATCGCGACGCTGCCGGCCGCGGCCGGGCAGGAGGTGGTATCGGTCTTCGCCGCCGCCTTCTCGATGGTGTTCTACAGCGGCGCCGCGCTCTTCGCCGTTGGGCTGATCTGTGCCCTCTTCATCAAGAATGTGAAGTTGCAGTCGCATGGCAAGGCACCGAGCCGGGCGCCGGAGCGACAGGCCGTGCTGGCGGAGTAG
- a CDS encoding 3-oxoacid CoA-transferase subunit A gives MDKSVADRAAAVADIEDGMTIMVGGFGGSGAPIELIHALIDRFRATGSPGKLTIINNNAGNGRIGIAAMIDAGMVAKMICSFPRSADPRAFTEKYLVGDIGLELVPQGTLAERIRAGGAGIPAFYTPTSYGTELAKGKPVAEFDGRMYVQERWLRADVAIIKAELADRQGNLTYRKAARNFSPLMAAAASLTIVQATRIVEPGTIDPEQVITPGLFVNRIVEIADAQQEEALMRAEVAY, from the coding sequence ATGGACAAGTCCGTCGCTGATCGGGCCGCGGCCGTTGCCGACATAGAGGATGGCATGACCATCATGGTCGGCGGCTTCGGCGGATCAGGTGCCCCCATCGAGCTCATCCACGCGCTGATCGACCGATTTCGCGCCACGGGTAGTCCCGGGAAACTCACCATCATCAACAACAATGCCGGTAATGGACGGATCGGCATCGCCGCCATGATCGATGCGGGCATGGTGGCCAAGATGATCTGCTCGTTTCCGCGCTCGGCCGACCCCCGCGCCTTTACCGAGAAGTACCTGGTTGGCGATATCGGGCTGGAACTGGTGCCCCAGGGAACGCTGGCCGAGCGCATCCGCGCGGGGGGCGCGGGGATCCCGGCCTTTTACACGCCCACCAGCTACGGAACGGAACTGGCGAAAGGCAAGCCCGTCGCCGAGTTCGACGGCCGGATGTATGTGCAGGAGCGCTGGCTCAGGGCCGATGTCGCCATCATCAAGGCCGAACTGGCCGACCGGCAGGGGAACCTCACCTATCGCAAGGCCGCGCGAAACTTTTCCCCGCTCATGGCAGCGGCTGCCAGCCTGACCATTGTGCAGGCGACGCGTATTGTCGAACCGGGCACGATCGATCCCGAGCAGGTGATCACTCCGGGCCTCTTCGTCAATCGCATTGTCGAAATTGCCGATGCCCAGCAAGAGGAGGCGCTGATGCGCGCCGAGGTGGCCTATTGA
- the pcaC gene encoding 4-carboxymuconolactone decarboxylase, whose product MTEASLYERGMATRRSVLGDTHVNGATARQTPFDADFQSFITEGAWGSVWSRPGLDKRERSLVTIALLAALGHDEELAMHVRATINTGCSPEDIKEALLHVAVYAGVPAANRAFKIAKEELGNRGEAP is encoded by the coding sequence ATGACTGAGGCAAGTCTATACGAGCGGGGCATGGCCACGCGGCGCTCGGTGCTTGGCGACACCCATGTCAACGGCGCCACCGCACGGCAGACTCCATTCGACGCCGATTTCCAGAGCTTCATCACCGAAGGCGCCTGGGGTTCGGTCTGGTCGCGGCCAGGCCTGGACAAGCGGGAGCGCTCACTGGTGACCATCGCGCTGCTGGCGGCGCTGGGGCATGACGAGGAACTGGCCATGCATGTGCGCGCTACCATCAATACCGGCTGCTCGCCCGAGGATATCAAGGAAGCGCTGCTGCACGTGGCCGTCTATGCCGGGGTGCCGGCGGCCAATCGTGCGTTCAAGATCGCCAAGGAGGAATTGGGCAATCGGGGAGAAGCGCCATGA
- the pcaF gene encoding 3-oxoadipyl-CoA thiolase — MAEAFICAYLRTPIGRFGGALSSVRTDDLGAVPLRALMAAHDGVDWGAVDDVVFGCANQAGEDNRNVARMSLLLAGLPLSVPGTTINRLCGSGMDAVITAARAVKSGEAELLIAGGVESMSRAPFVMPKADTAFSRQAEIYDTTIGWRFVNPKMQAQYGVDAMPETGENVAREFSVSREDQDSFAVRSQDRAVAAQASGRLGREIVPVSVPQKKGEAVVVDRDEHPRAGTTVETLSKLRPLFTEGTVTAGNASGVNDGAAALVIASEAAARRHGLTPIARILGGATAGVPPRIMGMGPAPATERLCARLELSPGDFDVVELNEAFASQGIAVLRQLGVAEDADHVNPNGGAIALGHPLGMSGARIAGTAALELALSGKRRALATMCIGVGQGIAIALERV, encoded by the coding sequence ATGGCGGAAGCATTCATCTGCGCCTATCTGCGCACTCCCATAGGCCGCTTTGGCGGTGCGTTGTCTTCGGTTCGCACCGACGATCTGGGAGCGGTGCCGCTTCGGGCACTGATGGCGGCCCATGACGGCGTAGACTGGGGCGCGGTCGATGACGTCGTCTTCGGCTGTGCCAACCAGGCCGGCGAGGATAATCGCAACGTGGCGCGCATGAGCCTGCTGCTGGCTGGCCTTCCCCTCTCTGTCCCGGGGACGACCATCAATCGGCTTTGCGGCTCGGGGATGGATGCGGTGATCACGGCGGCGCGCGCGGTCAAATCGGGGGAGGCGGAGCTGCTGATTGCCGGCGGCGTGGAGTCGATGTCCCGCGCGCCGTTCGTGATGCCGAAGGCAGACACGGCGTTTTCGCGCCAGGCCGAGATTTATGACACGACCATTGGCTGGCGCTTCGTCAACCCGAAAATGCAGGCACAGTATGGCGTGGATGCCATGCCCGAGACCGGTGAGAACGTAGCGCGCGAGTTTTCCGTCAGCCGCGAAGACCAGGATTCTTTTGCCGTGCGAAGCCAGGACCGGGCTGTCGCGGCGCAGGCCAGTGGACGACTGGGGCGCGAGATCGTGCCGGTCTCGGTGCCGCAGAAGAAGGGCGAGGCGGTGGTCGTCGACAGGGACGAGCATCCGCGGGCGGGCACGACGGTGGAGACACTGAGCAAACTCCGTCCGCTCTTTACCGAGGGTACCGTCACTGCCGGCAATGCGTCGGGGGTCAACGATGGGGCGGCGGCGCTGGTCATTGCCAGTGAAGCGGCAGCGCGTCGACATGGCCTCACGCCGATTGCCCGCATTCTCGGCGGTGCTACGGCCGGCGTGCCGCCGCGCATCATGGGCATGGGTCCCGCCCCGGCAACCGAAAGGCTCTGTGCCCGGCTCGAACTGTCGCCAGGAGACTTCGACGTCGTGGAACTCAACGAGGCCTTTGCCAGCCAGGGTATTGCGGTGCTGCGCCAGCTGGGCGTTGCCGAGGATGCCGATCATGTGAATCCCAATGGCGGCGCGATCGCCCTGGGCCATCCGCTCGGCATGAGTGGCGCGCGCATTGCCGGCACGGCAGCACTGGAGCTTGCCCTAAGCGGCAAGCGGCGGGCATTGGCGACCATGTGCATCGGGGTCGGGCAGGGCATCGCCATTGCGCTCGAGCGCGTCTAG
- a CDS encoding 3-oxoacid CoA-transferase subunit B codes for MDKLSNAQIAWRAAQDIADGAYVNLGIGFPEMVAKFQPLGREAIFHTENGILNFGESPPAGEEDWDLINAGKKAVTLKPGAAFFHHADSFAMVRGGHLDVAILGAYEVAETGDLANWSTGPKGVPAVGGAMDLVHGAKRVAVITDHVTKDGKPKLVKTCSLPLTGVGCVTRVYTSLAVIDIVDRRFVLREKLPAISLDDLQAVTGAELVVDGEIAELVVPEV; via the coding sequence ATGGACAAGCTCAGCAACGCGCAGATCGCCTGGCGCGCCGCGCAGGACATTGCCGACGGCGCCTATGTCAATCTGGGGATCGGCTTTCCGGAAATGGTGGCCAAGTTCCAGCCACTGGGGCGGGAGGCGATCTTCCACACCGAAAATGGCATTCTCAATTTCGGGGAATCCCCGCCTGCGGGGGAGGAAGATTGGGACCTGATCAATGCCGGCAAGAAAGCGGTGACGCTGAAGCCCGGCGCGGCCTTCTTCCACCACGCCGACAGCTTCGCCATGGTGCGCGGCGGGCACCTGGATGTGGCCATTTTGGGAGCCTATGAGGTCGCCGAAACCGGCGACCTGGCCAATTGGAGCACCGGGCCCAAGGGCGTCCCGGCGGTCGGCGGGGCGATGGATCTGGTACATGGCGCCAAGCGTGTCGCCGTCATCACCGACCATGTGACCAAGGATGGCAAGCCCAAGCTGGTCAAGACATGCAGCCTGCCGCTGACCGGCGTCGGCTGCGTCACCCGCGTCTATACGAGCCTGGCTGTCATCGACATCGTGGACCGGCGCTTCGTGTTGCGGGAAAAGCTTCCGGCAATCAGTCTGGATGACCTGCAGGCGGTGACCGGCGCCGAGCTCGTGGTCGATGGCGAGATTGCCGAACTCGTCGTGCCGGAGGTTTGA
- the pcaD gene encoding 3-oxoadipate enol-lactonase: protein MAFASINGVVLHFRVEGRADAPSLVLANSLGTDARIWDRVITQFTPRYRVVSYDKRGHGLSDAPPGDYRLDDHVDDLEGLLQHLGIERLALAGVSVGGLIAQAYALRHPHRLAALVLCDTAPKVGDAAMWSQRISAVRDNGLDAIVEPVMARWFSEGFRSGRSVELAGWRNMFLRMPVDGYAGTCAALRDADLRDAIGAIATPTLVIVGEQDLSTPVDLVRSMAEAIVGARFAIIPNCGHIPSIEQPQALAAAMTQFLNEVGYD, encoded by the coding sequence ATGGCTTTTGCCTCGATCAATGGCGTCGTGCTGCATTTCAGAGTCGAGGGCCGTGCGGACGCCCCGTCGCTGGTGCTGGCCAATTCGCTGGGCACCGATGCCCGCATCTGGGATCGGGTCATCACGCAGTTCACGCCGCGATATCGCGTTGTTTCCTATGACAAGCGCGGCCATGGGTTGAGCGACGCGCCACCCGGCGATTACCGGCTGGACGACCATGTCGACGATCTCGAGGGGCTGCTGCAGCATCTGGGCATCGAGCGGCTTGCCTTGGCCGGGGTCTCCGTCGGCGGTCTGATCGCCCAGGCTTACGCGCTACGCCATCCACACAGATTGGCGGCGCTCGTGCTCTGCGACACCGCGCCCAAGGTCGGCGACGCTGCGATGTGGAGCCAGCGCATTTCTGCCGTACGGGACAACGGGCTCGATGCAATTGTCGAGCCGGTGATGGCCCGCTGGTTCAGCGAGGGCTTCCGCAGCGGACGGTCCGTGGAACTGGCGGGGTGGCGCAACATGTTTTTGCGCATGCCCGTCGATGGCTATGCGGGCACGTGTGCGGCACTGCGCGATGCTGACCTGCGGGACGCGATCGGAGCCATTGCAACGCCGACCCTGGTCATCGTCGGGGAGCAGGATCTTTCCACGCCCGTAGACTTGGTGCGCAGCATGGCCGAGGCGATCGTGGGCGCGCGGTTCGCCATCATCCCCAATTGCGGGCATATTCCTTCCATTGAACAACCGCAGGCATTGGCTGCGGCGATGACGCAATTTCTCAACGAGGTGGGCTATGACTGA